A single region of the Rattus rattus isolate New Zealand chromosome 8, Rrattus_CSIRO_v1, whole genome shotgun sequence genome encodes:
- the Apoa5 gene encoding apolipoprotein A-V encodes MAAVITWALALLSVFATVQARKSFWEYFGQNSQGKGMMGQQQKLAQESLKGSLEQDLYNMNNFLEKLGPLREPGKEPPRLAQDPEGIRKQLQQELGEVSTRLEPYMAAKHQQVGWNLEGLRQQLKPYTVELMEQVGLSVQDLQEQLRMVGKGTKAQLLGGVDEAMSLLQDMQSRVLHHTDRIKELFHPYAERLVTGIGHHVQELHRSVAPHAVASPARLSRCVQTLSHKLTRKAKDLHTSIQRNLDQLRDELSTFIRVSTDGADDGDSLDPQALSDEVRQRLQAFRHDTYLQIAEFTQAIDQETEEIQHQLAPPPPSHSAFAPELGHSDSNKALSRLQSRLDDLWEDIAYGLHDQGHSQNNPEGHSG; translated from the exons TGTTTGCAACCGTACAGGCGCGGAAGAGCTTCTGGGAGTACTTCggccagaacagccagggcaaaGGCATGATGGGCCAGCAGCAGAAGCTGGCACAGGA gaGCCTGAAAGGTAGCTTGGAGCAAGACCTCTACAatatgaacaatttcctagaaaaGCTGGGACCCTTGAGAGAGCCTGGGAAGGAGCCTCCTCGGCTGGCACAGGATCCAGAAGGCATTCGGAAGCAGCTGCAGCAGGAGCTGGGGGAAGTGAGCACGCGCCTGGAGCCCTACATGGCTGCGAAGCACCAGCAGGTCGGCTGGAACCTGGAGGGCTTGAGGCAGCAGTTGAAACCCTACACAGTCGAGCTGATGGAGCAGGTAGGCCTGAGCGTGCAGGATCTGCAAGAACAGCTGCGCATGGTGGGAAAAGGCACCAAGGCCCAGCTCCTGGGGGGCGTGGATGAGGCGATGAGCCTGCTGCAGGATATGCAAAGTCGAGTGCTGCACCATACGGACCGAATCAAAGAACTCTTCCACCCTTACGCAGAACGCTTGGTGACTGGAATTGGGCACCATGTGCAGGAGCTGCACCGGAGTGTTGCTCCTCATGCGGTTGCCAGCCCCGCTCGACTCAGTCGCTGCGTGCAGACCCTGTCCCACAAACTCACACGTAAGGCGAAGGACTTGCACACCAGCATCCAACGCAACCTGGATCAGCTGCGAGATGAGCTCAGTACCTTCATCCGAGTCAGCACAGACGGGGCAGACGACGGAGACTCCCTGGACCCTCAAGCTCTCTCTGACGAGGTCCGCCAGAGACTCCAGGCTTTTCGACACGACACCTACCTGCAGATCGCTGAATTCACTCAGGCCATTGACCAGGAGACCGAGGAAATCCAGCACCAGCTGGCACCACCACCCCCTAGCCACAGCGCCTTCGCTCCAGAGTTGGGACACTCAGACAGTAATAAGGCCCTGAGCAGACTGCAGAGCCGGCTGGACGACCTCTGGGAAGATATTGCCTATGGCCTTCACGACCAGGGCCATAGTCAGAATAACCCTGAGGGTCACTCAGGTTAA